A stretch of Candidatus Bathyarchaeota archaeon DNA encodes these proteins:
- the yciH gene encoding stress response translation initiation inhibitor YciH — MAEICPVCGLPKDLCVCEEMSKEEQRIRIRLESRKWGKIMTVIDGLDPKDVNLSRMAATLKAKCACGGTAKNDQILLQGDHREAVREALIQMGFPRENIEVH; from the coding sequence ATGGCCGAGATCTGTCCTGTATGCGGCTTGCCTAAGGATCTCTGCGTCTGTGAGGAGATGAGCAAGGAGGAGCAGAGGATCAGGATAAGGCTGGAGTCGAGGAAGTGGGGGAAGATAATGACTGTTATAGACGGCTTGGATCCGAAGGATGTTAACCTGAGCAGGATGGCCGCTACCCTGAAGGCGAAGTGCGCATGCGGAGGAACCGCTAAGAACGATCAGATACTTCTACAGGGGGATCACAGGGAGGCTGTGAGAGAGGCCCTTATCCAGATGGGGTTCCCGAGGGAGAACATAGAGGTCCACTGA
- a CDS encoding argininosuccinate synthase: MAKKKVVLAYSGGLDTSVSVKWIQERYDSDVITVTVDVGQGKDMKAIEEKAWSLGVLNHYSIDAKEEFVEEYVVPAIKANALYMDAYPVSSSLSRPLIASKLVEVAEKEGAQAVAHGCTGKGNDQVRFDVTIKALNPSLEIIAPVREWSMTRDKEIEWAMERGIPIPVTVKSPYSIDQNIWGRSIECGVLEYPDVEPPSEIFEWTKPIEETPDKPDYIKIGFEKGKPTTLNGEKMNTLSLIEKIQSIAGEHGVGRIDHMEDRIVGIKSREVYEAPAATVIIKAHTDLEKMVLTRHEKLFKRHVDHEWAVLAYVGLWVDPLKEALDAFIEKTQERVTGEVTLKLFKGNAQVTGRSSPYSLYDLSLATYDISTTFDQTAAQGFIKLWGLPTVTAWALKRKLGASSCVKGVEATR; this comes from the coding sequence TTGGCTAAGAAGAAGGTTGTCCTAGCCTACTCGGGAGGCCTAGACACCTCGGTCTCTGTTAAGTGGATCCAGGAGAGGTACGACAGCGATGTGATAACCGTCACTGTCGATGTGGGCCAGGGGAAGGACATGAAGGCGATAGAGGAGAAGGCCTGGAGCCTCGGAGTCCTGAACCATTATTCCATAGACGCGAAGGAGGAGTTCGTAGAGGAGTATGTGGTCCCAGCAATTAAGGCGAACGCCCTCTACATGGATGCCTACCCGGTCAGCAGCTCCCTGTCCAGACCTCTGATAGCCTCGAAGCTGGTCGAGGTTGCGGAGAAGGAGGGGGCCCAGGCCGTCGCCCACGGATGCACAGGCAAGGGGAACGACCAGGTGAGGTTCGACGTCACAATAAAGGCGTTAAACCCAAGCCTCGAGATAATAGCCCCGGTGAGGGAGTGGAGCATGACCAGGGATAAGGAGATAGAGTGGGCCATGGAGAGGGGCATACCCATACCCGTCACGGTGAAGTCCCCGTACAGCATAGACCAGAACATATGGGGGAGATCCATAGAGTGCGGCGTCCTTGAATACCCAGATGTGGAGCCACCGAGCGAGATCTTCGAGTGGACAAAGCCGATAGAGGAGACACCAGACAAGCCGGACTACATAAAGATAGGCTTCGAGAAGGGGAAGCCGACCACCCTTAACGGGGAGAAGATGAACACCCTGAGCCTGATAGAGAAGATCCAATCCATAGCCGGGGAGCACGGAGTAGGCCGGATAGACCACATGGAGGATAGGATAGTCGGGATAAAGTCTAGGGAGGTTTATGAGGCCCCTGCGGCTACGGTCATAATAAAGGCCCACACAGACCTCGAGAAGATGGTCCTCACGAGGCATGAGAAGCTCTTCAAGCGCCACGTGGACCACGAATGGGCCGTGCTGGCATATGTAGGCCTATGGGTGGACCCCCTCAAGGAGGCCTTAGACGCCTTCATAGAGAAGACCCAGGAGAGGGTGACAGGGGAGGTGACCTTGAAGCTCTTCAAGGGGAACGCGCAGGTCACGGGGAGGAGCTCGCCATACTCGCTATACGATCTGAGCCTAGCCACATACGATATATCAACGACCTTCGACCAGACCGCTGCCCAAGGGTTCATAAAGCTGTGGGGCCTCCCAACCGTCACCGCCTGGGCTTTGAAAAGGAAGCTCGGGGCCTCCTCGTGTGTTAAAGGGGTGGAGGCCACCAGGTAA